In Shewanella sp. VB17, a single genomic region encodes these proteins:
- a CDS encoding aldehyde dehydrogenase: MSTPTNCQQWQHLAETIITEGRIRTEAFIEGEYRTAVSGERFDCISPIDGRILCRVASCDVADANIAVSSARAAFNSGVWSELPPVKRKQIMLRFADLLEANSDELALLETLDMGKPIRYSCTVDVKGAASALRWSGEAIDKIYDEIAPTAHNEIGMITREPVGVVAAIVPWNFPILMACWKLGPALATGNSVVLKPSEKSPLTAIRMAQIAIKAGIPSGVLNVLPGLGDKVGKALALHMDVDTLVFTGSTKVAKQLMIYAGESNMKRIWLEAGGKSPNIVFNDAPDLQKAAEAAAAAIAFNQGEVCTAGSRLLVEAEVKDELLRLIIKEMEFWQPGHPLDPATTCGAVVDKQQLDTVLSYIRAGVAEGAELVIGGDQIMAESGGMYIEPTIFSNVNNKMVIAKEEIFGPVLSVITFDGMDEAISIANDSIYGLAAGVWTANLSKAHKMAKALRSGMVWINHYDGGDMTAPFGGYKQSGNGRDKSLHAFDKYTEIKATWIALD, from the coding sequence ATGAGTACACCGACTAATTGTCAGCAATGGCAGCATTTGGCCGAAACTATCATCACTGAAGGACGAATAAGGACTGAAGCATTTATCGAAGGTGAGTACCGAACAGCAGTATCGGGTGAGCGATTTGATTGCATTAGCCCAATCGATGGCCGAATCTTATGTCGGGTTGCCAGTTGTGATGTTGCAGATGCCAATATTGCTGTAAGCAGTGCGCGGGCAGCTTTCAATTCAGGTGTTTGGTCGGAACTGCCACCGGTTAAACGTAAACAAATCATGCTTCGTTTTGCTGATCTGCTTGAAGCGAATAGTGATGAACTGGCACTGCTTGAAACCTTAGATATGGGCAAGCCGATACGTTATTCATGCACTGTAGATGTCAAAGGTGCGGCCAGTGCACTTCGTTGGTCTGGTGAAGCGATTGATAAAATATATGATGAAATTGCCCCCACCGCTCATAATGAAATCGGTATGATAACCCGTGAGCCTGTTGGTGTTGTTGCCGCTATTGTGCCTTGGAATTTTCCTATTTTGATGGCATGTTGGAAGTTGGGGCCAGCATTAGCCACGGGTAACAGTGTGGTATTAAAGCCTTCTGAAAAATCACCGTTAACGGCGATTAGAATGGCGCAAATCGCCATTAAAGCGGGTATACCAAGCGGAGTCCTTAATGTACTTCCGGGGTTAGGTGATAAAGTGGGCAAGGCGCTTGCCTTGCATATGGATGTTGATACATTGGTATTTACTGGTTCGACTAAGGTCGCCAAACAGTTGATGATCTATGCGGGTGAATCGAATATGAAGCGTATTTGGTTAGAAGCTGGTGGTAAGAGTCCTAATATTGTTTTTAATGATGCGCCAGATCTTCAAAAAGCTGCCGAAGCCGCCGCCGCTGCTATTGCTTTTAATCAGGGGGAGGTGTGCACCGCAGGATCGCGTCTACTGGTGGAAGCTGAGGTTAAAGATGAGTTGCTGCGACTCATCATTAAAGAGATGGAGTTCTGGCAGCCTGGTCATCCACTCGATCCGGCCACAACCTGCGGTGCTGTGGTAGATAAACAGCAATTGGATACAGTGCTTAGCTATATCAGAGCTGGTGTTGCTGAAGGCGCAGAGCTGGTTATTGGTGGTGATCAGATCATGGCAGAAAGTGGCGGAATGTACATAGAACCTACGATTTTTTCAAATGTTAACAATAAGATGGTTATAGCTAAAGAGGAGATCTTTGGTCCAGTATTATCGGTTATTACTTTTGATGGTATGGATGAAGCGATCAGCATTGCTAATGATAGTATTTACGGGCTCGCTGCTGGAGTGTGGACAGCTAACCTCAGTAAGGCGCATAAAATGGCTAAGGCGTTGAGAAGTGGTATGGTGTGGATCAACCATTACGATGGTGGCGATATGACCGCCCCCTTCGGTGGTTATAAGCAATCAGGTAATGGTCGTGATAAGTCACTACATGCCTTTGATAAATACACAGAAATTAAAGCAACTTGGATAGCCTTAGATTAA
- the add gene encoding adenosine deaminase has translation MNYHALPKIDLHCHLDGSVRPKTMIELANLQDVTIPSQDINEISALMTAPETCQNLEEYLMCFDLPLSVMQTEAGIERISFELFEDAAKENVKYFEVRFGPQLHQQQGLSLDQIIGSAVKGMQRAQVQYGIKGNYILSILRTMDKSNIHDVIDVGAAYLNKGVVAFDLAGAELAGFCNEFIPYVDHAIEKGYRITIHAGEQGIGQNVFDAVTLLNAERIGHGIDIKGHQKAYDVVKMRSVALESCPSSNIQTKAVDTLSQHPIKEFYKDGVLITINTDNRTVSNTTMVNEIRKVMEEFHLTREDYFAIYKVSVAQSFASDQVKQELLKFIE, from the coding sequence ATGAATTATCACGCATTGCCAAAAATCGATCTACATTGCCATTTAGATGGTAGTGTTCGCCCAAAGACCATGATCGAGTTGGCTAACCTACAAGATGTCACAATTCCAAGTCAGGATATTAATGAAATAAGTGCATTAATGACGGCTCCAGAGACCTGTCAAAACCTTGAAGAGTACTTGATGTGCTTCGATCTTCCTTTGTCAGTCATGCAAACGGAAGCGGGGATAGAGCGTATCTCGTTCGAACTATTTGAAGACGCCGCTAAAGAAAATGTTAAGTATTTTGAAGTACGTTTTGGCCCTCAGTTACATCAACAGCAGGGGTTAAGCTTAGACCAGATCATTGGCAGTGCTGTGAAAGGTATGCAGCGAGCCCAAGTTCAATATGGAATTAAGGGGAACTATATCCTCTCAATTTTAAGAACCATGGATAAAAGCAATATTCATGATGTGATTGATGTCGGTGCTGCTTATTTGAATAAAGGGGTCGTCGCTTTCGATTTAGCCGGTGCAGAGCTTGCTGGTTTTTGCAATGAGTTTATTCCCTATGTGGATCATGCCATCGAAAAAGGTTATCGGATCACCATTCATGCTGGAGAGCAAGGGATTGGACAAAACGTATTCGATGCGGTGACTTTGCTTAATGCAGAGCGTATTGGCCATGGCATTGATATTAAAGGTCATCAAAAGGCTTACGATGTAGTCAAAATGCGCTCGGTAGCACTGGAGAGCTGCCCAAGTAGCAATATTCAAACTAAAGCGGTCGACACCTTAAGTCAGCACCCGATTAAAGAATTCTATAAAGACGGTGTGTTGATCACGATCAATACCGACAATCGCACCGTATCTAATACAACGATGGTAAACGAAATACGTAAGGTGATGGAAGAGTTTCATCTCACTCGTGAAGATTATTTCGCGATTTACAAAGTGAGTGTTGCGCAGTCATTCGCATCAGATCAAGTTAAACAAGAGCTACTGAAGTTTATTGAGTAA